In Pseudohongiella acticola, the sequence TGGCGTGGAATAATAGATGCAAATGATAACGATTGTCAATTGTATTGCTATCAACTTTATCATGTTCAACGATTGTGCGTGCGGCAATCGCCATCGTAGAATGCTCATGACGCAGTCAGATGCTTGAAAATTCACAGCCTCGATCAACCAGAGTTTTGCATGAACGACCACCCAAGCATCAGCTTTTTTGAACGCTACCTGTCACTATGGGTAGCGTTGTGCATCACCCTCGGGATTACGCTGGGGTCGTTACTGCCAGAGCTGTTTCAGGCAATGGCTGCTATCGAATATGGCTCGGTTAATTTTCTGGTCGCCTTTCTGATCTGGCTGATGGTGTATCCGATGATGGTAGCTGTTGATTTCGGCAGCCTGCGTCGGGTGCACGAACGGCCCAGGGGATTGCTGATCACTCTCAGCGTCAACTGGCTGATCAAACCCTTCACCATGGCCGGTCTGGGAGTACTGTTCTTTCATACACTCTACGTTGACTTAGTCGACCCTGCCAACGCCAGTCAGTATATTGCCGGCATGATCCTGCTGGGCGCAGCTCCCTGCACCGCCATGGTATTTGTCTGGGCGCAACTGGTCCGTGGTGACCCCAATTACACATTGGCTCAGGTCGCGCTTAACGACGTCATCATGGTATTTGCTTTTGCGCCGTTGGTGGCATTTTTGTTGGGGATCACAGACCTGGACGTGCCGTGGTCGACACTGCTGCTGTCGGTGGCGCTGTATGTGGTGATGCCATTGCTGGCTGGCATCGCAACCCGGGCCCGCTTGACGCGGGGAAAGACGGAGCCGGCAGCGGCCGACGCTGCCGTGACACAGTTCACGGCCCGCATCAAACCGCTATCCGTACTCGGACTACTGGCAACCGTGGTGCTATTGTTTGGTTTTCAGGGTCAGGTAATTTTGCAGCAACCGCTACTGATCGCTCTGATTGCAGTGCCCCTGCTAATTCAATCCTATGGCATGTTCGCCATCGCTTATGTTGCAGCCAGATTGTGGAAAGTACCAGCCAACGTTGCCGCTCCGTGTGCGTTGATCGGCACCTCGAATTTTTTCGAACTTGCGGTCGCCGTCGCCATTGGCCTGTTTGGTCTGAATTCAGGTGCTGCACTGGTGACTGTCGTGGGTGTGCTGGTGGAGGTGCCAGTGATGTTATCACTGGTTGCTTTTGCTAACAGAACACGCCACTGGTTTCCGGTGGCGCGCATCTGAGTACCTAAAGGAACGTTTCACCTGTCGACAGCGAATCAGTTCCCGGCCGGTTCGTTCATCATTGGCCGGTTCGGATCCATGGCCCATTCAGTAATACTCTCAGCGTATAAACGCGTGTTGTCATACCCACCCAGTTCG encodes:
- the arsB gene encoding ACR3 family arsenite efflux transporter, whose translation is MNDHPSISFFERYLSLWVALCITLGITLGSLLPELFQAMAAIEYGSVNFLVAFLIWLMVYPMMVAVDFGSLRRVHERPRGLLITLSVNWLIKPFTMAGLGVLFFHTLYVDLVDPANASQYIAGMILLGAAPCTAMVFVWAQLVRGDPNYTLAQVALNDVIMVFAFAPLVAFLLGITDLDVPWSTLLLSVALYVVMPLLAGIATRARLTRGKTEPAAADAAVTQFTARIKPLSVLGLLATVVLLFGFQGQVILQQPLLIALIAVPLLIQSYGMFAIAYVAARLWKVPANVAAPCALIGTSNFFELAVAVAIGLFGLNSGAALVTVVGVLVEVPVMLSLVAFANRTRHWFPVARI